Proteins found in one Halogeometricum rufum genomic segment:
- a CDS encoding ABC transporter ATP-binding protein, which translates to MKLDIEGVEKRYGDARALSDVTLRFTDGVVGLLGPNGAGKSTLLRIVTALTEPTDGTVRWNGTDIVETPRAIREAVGYLPQKFGVYPNLTAEEFLSYLAGIRGVRNPDDRIEDLLDLVNLSSDRNRRLGTFSGGMRQRVGIAQALLSDPSLLVVDEPTVGLDPEERIRFRNILAELGEERIVVLSTHIVPDVEATASDIAVLDGGRVVAHEPPSDLIDRSHGSVWERVVSDAALDDVRAAHTVCRTTRCRDGVRVRIVSDDRPADADPVEPTLEDAYLHLLDGRPRQ; encoded by the coding sequence ATGAAACTCGACATCGAAGGCGTCGAGAAACGCTACGGCGACGCACGGGCCCTCAGCGACGTGACGCTTCGATTCACTGACGGCGTCGTCGGCTTACTCGGCCCGAACGGTGCGGGGAAGTCCACGCTGTTGCGCATCGTGACTGCGCTTACCGAACCGACCGACGGCACCGTTCGCTGGAACGGTACCGACATCGTCGAGACGCCGCGTGCGATCCGTGAGGCTGTCGGATATCTCCCCCAAAAATTCGGTGTCTATCCGAACCTCACCGCCGAGGAGTTCCTCTCGTACCTCGCGGGCATCCGCGGCGTCCGAAACCCGGACGATCGAATCGAGGACCTCCTCGACCTTGTCAACCTCTCATCCGACCGCAACCGACGGCTCGGGACGTTCTCCGGAGGGATGCGACAGCGAGTCGGTATCGCGCAGGCCCTTCTGTCCGACCCGTCACTACTCGTCGTCGACGAACCGACCGTGGGTCTGGACCCCGAAGAACGAATCCGCTTCCGGAACATCCTCGCCGAACTGGGAGAGGAGCGAATCGTCGTCCTCTCGACGCATATCGTGCCGGACGTAGAGGCCACCGCAAGCGACATCGCCGTTCTCGACGGCGGACGCGTCGTCGCGCACGAACCGCCGAGTGACCTGATCGACCGGAGCCACGGTTCCGTCTGGGAACGAGTCGTTTCGGACGCGGCACTCGACGACGTACGGGCGGCGCACACCGTCTGCAGGACGACCCGATGCCGCGACGGCGTCCGCGTCCGCATCGTCAGCGATGACCGGCCAGCCGACGCCGACCCCGTCGAACCGACCCTCGAAGACGCCTATCTCCACCTCCTCGACGGGAGGCCCCGGCAATGA
- a CDS encoding IclR family transcriptional regulator, whose translation MSTDGSRTLKSTKTTLEIIDHLREVDGARVTELADDLGKAASTVHGHLSTLVEEEYVVKEGDVYSLGLRFLDLGDYVRNRKESYRIAESYTEQLAAETECRAVFVVEENGRGVYLHTFSGKHAVWHYSTVGKRFYLHQTAAGKALLSRLSQPEVEEIVDRWGLPARTENTITDPEELYEELDVIRDRGYSFNREEQLQGVKAVGVPVTGPDDRVIGAFSVASPANRMSDEWFEEKLPSIALGVTNEFELEYSLS comes from the coding sequence ATGAGCACAGACGGGAGCCGAACGCTGAAGTCGACGAAGACGACCTTGGAGATAATCGACCACCTCCGCGAAGTGGACGGAGCGCGGGTCACGGAACTGGCCGACGACCTGGGGAAAGCAGCGAGCACGGTTCACGGTCACTTGTCTACACTCGTCGAAGAGGAGTACGTCGTCAAGGAGGGGGACGTCTACTCACTTGGCCTCCGCTTCTTGGATCTCGGTGACTACGTGCGCAACCGCAAAGAGTCGTACCGAATCGCGGAGTCGTACACCGAGCAACTCGCCGCCGAAACCGAGTGCCGCGCCGTGTTCGTGGTCGAAGAGAACGGCCGCGGTGTCTACCTCCATACCTTCTCGGGAAAGCACGCGGTGTGGCACTACTCGACGGTCGGGAAGCGGTTCTACCTCCACCAGACGGCTGCCGGCAAGGCCCTGTTGTCCCGTCTCTCTCAACCCGAAGTCGAGGAGATAGTGGACCGATGGGGACTCCCGGCGCGGACCGAGAACACCATTACCGACCCGGAAGAACTGTACGAGGAGTTAGACGTGATCAGAGACCGAGGCTACTCCTTCAACCGCGAAGAGCAACTGCAAGGCGTGAAGGCAGTCGGAGTTCCCGTCACCGGCCCGGACGACCGTGTCATCGGGGCATTCAGCGTCGCCAGCCCGGCGAACCGGATGAGCGACGAGTGGTTCGAAGAGAAACTCCCGAGCATCGCGCTGGGGGTAACGAACGAGTTCGAACTCGAGTACTCGCTCTCGTGA
- a CDS encoding BKACE family enzyme: protein MPYEGYSDYFEKKLIISVATTGGHHGKEANPNLPEQPEEIARDLKACEEAGASIAHIHARDGDGNGTKDVARFQAIRDAIDEYCDDIIVNFTTGGGGIWSREERIAPILETEPRPDMATVDLGPINFGQTRTAVNTREQNEEYARAMLDADVKPELELFNPGHIPEMEHLVENDLLEPPYWCTTIFGMQNGTPAHPRNVINFADNLPEESEWQVLALGRHQLPLTTSSIALGGHVRVGMEDNIYYRKGELAESNAQLVRRTARIADEMERPVATPSETREILGL from the coding sequence ATGCCCTACGAAGGATACAGCGACTACTTCGAGAAGAAGCTGATAATCAGCGTCGCGACGACCGGCGGACACCACGGGAAGGAGGCGAATCCGAATCTCCCGGAGCAACCCGAAGAGATAGCGCGGGACCTCAAAGCGTGCGAGGAGGCCGGGGCGTCTATCGCGCACATCCACGCTCGCGACGGCGACGGTAACGGGACGAAAGACGTCGCTCGGTTTCAGGCCATCCGCGACGCAATCGACGAGTACTGCGACGACATCATCGTGAACTTCACGACCGGCGGCGGGGGTATCTGGTCGCGCGAGGAGCGAATCGCGCCGATTCTGGAGACGGAACCGCGCCCGGACATGGCGACGGTCGACCTGGGCCCCATCAACTTCGGGCAGACGCGGACCGCGGTGAACACGCGAGAACAGAACGAGGAGTACGCACGGGCGATGCTCGACGCCGACGTGAAGCCGGAACTCGAACTCTTCAATCCGGGTCACATCCCGGAGATGGAACACCTCGTGGAGAACGACCTCCTCGAACCGCCGTACTGGTGCACGACCATCTTCGGGATGCAGAACGGAACGCCCGCACATCCGAGAAACGTGATCAACTTCGCCGACAATCTCCCCGAAGAAAGCGAGTGGCAGGTGCTCGCACTCGGACGACACCAACTTCCACTCACGACGTCGTCTATCGCCCTCGGGGGACACGTCCGCGTTGGCATGGAAGACAACATCTACTACCGGAAGGGAGAACTCGCAGAGAGCAACGCCCAGTTGGTGCGCCGGACAGCGCGTATCGCCGACGAGATGGAACGACCAGTCGCGACGCCCTCCGAGACGCGAGAGATACTCGGTCTCTAG
- a CDS encoding SDR family NAD(P)-dependent oxidoreductase encodes MVVDSTAIVTGGGRGIGQAICEKLASEGVDVVVADIDEGETGETEQLVEARGQRALSVETDVSNEEDVSDLVETVLDEFGSIEILVNNAGIAGPTNPCEDVEPSEWDATMNVNLRGPFLLCREVIPTMKEQSYGRIVNIASVTGKKPLLNRTPYAAAKMGLIGLTRTLALELGTHDINVNAVCPGSVDGPRIDRVFEKQAEATGRTYDQVRSEVECQSPRNELVQREDIADAVAYLCSEESKRITGQDLNVSAGKVMY; translated from the coding sequence ATGGTCGTAGATAGCACAGCAATCGTGACCGGCGGGGGTCGCGGTATCGGTCAAGCCATCTGTGAGAAACTCGCGTCGGAGGGCGTAGACGTCGTCGTCGCCGACATCGACGAAGGAGAGACGGGTGAGACCGAGCAACTCGTAGAGGCGCGAGGCCAACGCGCGCTCAGCGTCGAAACCGACGTGAGCAACGAAGAAGACGTATCGGACCTCGTCGAAACGGTTCTCGACGAGTTCGGCTCGATCGAGATACTCGTCAACAACGCCGGCATCGCCGGGCCGACGAACCCCTGCGAAGACGTCGAACCGTCTGAGTGGGATGCGACGATGAACGTCAACTTACGTGGACCGTTCTTGCTCTGTCGCGAAGTCATCCCCACGATGAAGGAACAATCGTACGGACGAATCGTCAACATCGCCTCCGTAACCGGAAAGAAACCGCTGTTGAACCGGACGCCGTACGCGGCGGCGAAGATGGGCCTCATCGGCCTCACTCGAACACTCGCACTCGAATTGGGAACCCACGACATCAACGTGAACGCCGTCTGTCCGGGGTCGGTAGACGGGCCTCGAATCGACCGGGTGTTCGAGAAACAGGCGGAAGCGACCGGACGAACGTACGACCAAGTCCGCTCCGAAGTGGAGTGCCAGAGTCCGCGGAACGAACTCGTTCAGCGCGAAGACATCGCAGACGCAGTCGCGTACCTCTGCTCCGAAGAGTCGAAGCGAATCACTGGCCAAGACCTCAACGTCTCTGCGGGCAAAGTGATGTACTGA
- a CDS encoding sugar ABC transporter substrate-binding protein, translating to MARDSNNQSRRKFLKTTAATGTAATLGGLAGCTGAGGSGSGGQENGGSDETGSSGSDSSDGGTSMATITRLSNAYWGSWVKGYEEAAEALGYDTNVQLNEGKLSKQIQQVDTAIANQTDLVMGQAFTNSGVPPLAEACVDAGVPLVMLWTIDKWYTPQDAGDEFVQFFMPNAINNGYTAAKALFEAMGGSGNIVHIEGVRGNAANTGRNIGLDKAMEEYPDIELLAPPQQGRWVKSESRKVMSDFVSQFGDDIDGVFGQNDAVGLGALTIAEENDLDIEVVGIDGIPEALGLVEEGRFTATVSSLGPWQGGWCLVKAHDFANGWRPKDGERMMLHGSPLCVEETSDFDMIETLPVLDAGNFNELIFEGDSTPYDWEKMSVTEAGEDNWDPQNSLVPIRKEDMVEPGLLEWKDKNKPSGYEIPDAYSDTAALDEVEQMYADHFQNNPLTQS from the coding sequence ATGGCTCGGGATAGCAACAATCAGTCTAGACGGAAATTTCTGAAAACGACCGCAGCAACAGGTACGGCAGCGACCCTCGGTGGGTTGGCCGGTTGTACTGGTGCTGGAGGATCGGGCTCCGGCGGCCAAGAGAACGGCGGTTCGGACGAGACCGGTTCGAGCGGGAGCGATAGCTCGGACGGCGGAACCTCGATGGCCACGATAACTCGACTCTCGAACGCGTACTGGGGGTCCTGGGTCAAGGGGTACGAGGAGGCCGCCGAAGCACTCGGTTACGATACGAACGTCCAACTGAACGAAGGGAAGCTCAGTAAACAGATCCAACAGGTGGACACCGCCATCGCGAACCAGACCGACCTCGTGATGGGACAGGCCTTCACGAACTCGGGCGTTCCCCCACTCGCGGAGGCGTGTGTCGACGCCGGTGTCCCCCTCGTCATGCTGTGGACGATAGACAAGTGGTACACGCCGCAGGACGCGGGCGACGAGTTCGTCCAGTTCTTCATGCCCAACGCCATCAACAACGGGTACACGGCGGCGAAAGCGCTCTTCGAGGCGATGGGCGGATCTGGGAACATCGTTCACATCGAAGGTGTGCGCGGAAACGCGGCGAACACCGGCCGAAACATCGGGCTCGACAAGGCGATGGAGGAGTACCCCGATATCGAACTCCTCGCCCCGCCGCAGCAGGGCCGATGGGTGAAGTCCGAATCGCGCAAGGTGATGTCCGACTTCGTCTCCCAGTTCGGCGACGACATCGACGGCGTGTTCGGACAGAACGACGCCGTGGGACTCGGCGCGTTGACCATCGCCGAGGAGAACGACTTAGACATCGAAGTGGTGGGTATAGACGGGATTCCGGAGGCGCTCGGCCTGGTCGAAGAGGGTCGGTTCACGGCGACAGTCTCGTCGCTCGGTCCGTGGCAAGGTGGATGGTGCCTCGTCAAAGCGCACGACTTCGCCAATGGCTGGCGTCCCAAGGACGGCGAGCGAATGATGCTCCACGGGAGTCCGCTCTGCGTGGAGGAGACGAGCGACTTCGACATGATCGAGACGCTCCCGGTCCTCGACGCCGGAAACTTCAACGAACTCATCTTCGAGGGCGATTCGACGCCGTACGACTGGGAGAAGATGTCGGTCACCGAGGCGGGCGAGGACAACTGGGACCCGCAGAACTCGCTCGTGCCCATCCGAAAAGAGGACATGGTCGAACCCGGTCTCTTGGAGTGGAAGGACAAAAACAAACCGAGCGGATACGAGATTCCGGACGCGTACTCCGACACCGCGGCCCTCGACGAAGTCGAGCAGATGTACGCGGACCACTTCCAGAACAACCCGCTCACTCAGTCTTGA
- a CDS encoding sugar ABC transporter ATP-binding protein: MSQKMPQRTEKTGQSDATEHRETSLLVDDVSKSFRHVTALDGVSLRIDRGEVVGLVGENGAGKSTLLNILTGVLDPDRGEISIDGRPVELSGPSDAAEHGVSLVHQEQDVIPNLRGYENLFLGDERSTLGVLDRTAMSEAAEDVIDRLGIDLDVDAFVKDYSFNERQMLEIAKAFHRSSKSDHPVILLDEPTAGLEEAGREILFERIDELRDQATFVFVSHELDEVLSISDRIYVLKDGELVDERVASETTPDELQQSMVGRESSSEYYKIPDQRTEDSLGETVLSVDGVQYQDQIGPVSFSLREGEIFGIVGVEGSGKERLGRILAGDLSPTEGTITVAGQECSANSVESMVDAGVGYVPKDRKSEGLLLYQSVLRNTSLALIQGMNGRLPLLDLDLETEVTADAIEELNIKTPGADALVHGLSGGNQQKVVLARWLARDSPVLVVDNVTRGIDVGAKEEVYRLCRELTEKGVSIVFIGDELQEVIGMSNRIGIMRKGKMSDKVVNASPEAKPTEEELIAEMI, translated from the coding sequence ATGTCACAGAAAATGCCACAACGCACCGAAAAAACGGGTCAGTCCGACGCCACAGAGCACAGAGAGACGAGCCTCCTCGTAGACGACGTCTCGAAGTCGTTTCGCCACGTGACGGCACTCGACGGTGTCTCGCTACGCATCGACCGTGGAGAGGTCGTCGGCTTGGTCGGGGAGAACGGCGCGGGAAAGAGCACCCTGCTCAACATCCTGACGGGCGTCTTGGACCCAGACCGCGGTGAGATATCGATCGACGGACGTCCGGTGGAACTCTCGGGGCCGAGCGACGCCGCAGAACACGGCGTCTCGTTAGTGCATCAAGAGCAGGACGTGATTCCCAACCTCCGGGGATACGAGAACCTCTTCCTCGGGGACGAGCGGTCGACACTCGGTGTCCTCGACCGGACGGCGATGAGCGAGGCCGCCGAAGACGTGATCGACAGACTCGGTATCGACCTCGACGTGGACGCCTTCGTCAAAGATTACAGCTTCAACGAACGCCAGATGCTCGAGATTGCGAAGGCGTTTCACCGGTCGAGCAAGTCCGACCACCCGGTCATCCTCCTCGACGAACCGACGGCCGGCCTCGAGGAGGCCGGTCGTGAGATCCTCTTCGAGCGAATCGACGAACTGCGGGACCAGGCGACGTTCGTCTTCGTCTCGCACGAACTCGACGAGGTTCTCAGCATCTCCGACCGCATCTACGTCCTCAAAGACGGGGAACTCGTCGACGAGCGAGTTGCGTCAGAGACGACACCGGACGAACTCCAACAGAGCATGGTCGGACGAGAGTCGTCGTCGGAGTACTACAAGATTCCCGACCAGCGGACGGAGGATTCGCTCGGCGAGACCGTCTTGTCCGTCGACGGGGTCCAGTATCAAGACCAGATCGGCCCCGTCTCGTTCTCCCTGCGCGAAGGCGAGATATTCGGCATCGTCGGCGTCGAAGGCTCCGGAAAGGAGAGGCTCGGCCGAATCCTCGCCGGGGACCTCTCACCGACCGAAGGCACGATTACCGTGGCGGGTCAGGAGTGCAGCGCGAACTCCGTCGAGTCGATGGTCGACGCGGGCGTCGGCTACGTTCCGAAAGACCGGAAATCGGAGGGACTGCTCCTCTACCAGTCGGTCCTCAGGAACACGTCGCTCGCGCTGATTCAGGGTATGAACGGACGACTCCCGTTACTCGACCTCGACCTCGAGACCGAGGTGACGGCCGACGCCATCGAAGAACTGAACATCAAGACGCCGGGCGCGGACGCACTCGTTCACGGTCTGAGTGGCGGCAATCAGCAGAAGGTCGTCCTCGCGCGGTGGTTGGCGCGCGACTCGCCGGTGCTGGTGGTCGACAACGTGACCCGCGGAATCGACGTCGGCGCAAAAGAGGAGGTGTACCGCCTCTGCCGTGAACTCACCGAGAAGGGAGTCTCGATCGTATTCATCGGAGACGAACTGCAGGAGGTCATCGGAATGTCGAACAGGATCGGAATCATGCGCAAAGGGAAGATGTCGGACAAGGTCGTGAACGCGTCGCCGGAGGCGAAGCCGACCGAAGAAGAACTGATAGCCGAGATGATCTAA
- a CDS encoding ABC transporter permease — MLLVLGVLFTALSENFFTYGNLVNNVAKNSAFLLLVALAGTFPILQQSIDLSVAQLVTLTGVVTAVLIPDFGVLALPIAVVVGMMAGAFNGLVFTKLKVPSFLVTLGTLSIMGGLSLIVTDGSSITFRNDMVRDIATGEWIPFVPNLVLWGLVFYVFTVFLAWRTKFGRYCFALGENERVVELAGAKVDRYKIYPFVLSGLLCGAAGALLAARISSGSASMGEGMLLPSIAAIVMGGTALTGGVGGPHRTILGVLVIAVLQNGMNLTAVDPFVQEIILGVVVVAAVALSIDRRKIDVVK; from the coding sequence ATGCTGTTGGTTCTGGGAGTCCTCTTCACGGCACTGTCGGAGAACTTCTTCACCTACGGCAACCTCGTCAACAACGTCGCCAAGAACAGCGCGTTCCTCCTCTTGGTCGCGTTGGCGGGGACGTTCCCCATCCTACAGCAGAGTATCGACCTGTCGGTCGCGCAGTTGGTCACGCTGACGGGCGTGGTCACCGCGGTGCTCATCCCCGACTTCGGCGTCCTGGCGCTTCCGATCGCGGTGGTCGTCGGGATGATGGCGGGCGCGTTCAACGGCCTCGTCTTCACGAAGCTCAAAGTTCCGTCCTTCCTGGTGACGCTCGGGACGCTCTCGATCATGGGCGGTCTCTCGCTCATCGTCACCGACGGGTCCTCGATAACGTTCCGCAACGACATGGTTCGCGACATCGCCACCGGGGAGTGGATTCCGTTCGTCCCGAACCTCGTGCTGTGGGGACTGGTGTTCTACGTGTTCACCGTCTTCCTCGCGTGGCGGACGAAGTTCGGACGCTACTGTTTCGCCCTCGGCGAGAACGAGCGTGTCGTCGAACTCGCTGGCGCGAAGGTCGACCGGTACAAGATCTATCCGTTCGTCCTCTCGGGCTTGCTCTGTGGCGCTGCCGGTGCGCTGTTGGCGGCTCGAATCTCGTCGGGGTCTGCGAGCATGGGCGAAGGGATGCTACTGCCCAGCATCGCGGCCATCGTCATGGGCGGGACCGCCCTCACCGGAGGCGTCGGTGGTCCCCACCGAACGATCCTCGGGGTGCTCGTCATCGCCGTGCTACAGAACGGGATGAATCTCACCGCCGTCGACCCGTTCGTCCAGGAGATAATCCTCGGCGTCGTCGTCGTCGCGGCGGTGGCTCTGTCGATAGACCGTCGCAAGATAGACGTCGTGAAGTGA
- a CDS encoding VOC family protein, giving the protein MSRQQYPRGLAHVGLTVPNIDEAIDWYTTVLGFSHVRGPETVVADEGYAGRQAANLLGDFEEMQLAHLATGNQIGVELFEFESTAGNSDADPTNPGLFHLCVIDPDVEALARRIDEHGGDHYSEVWEIFEDDDTYTLTYCRDPYGNLLEIYSHSHERIYSNSEA; this is encoded by the coding sequence ATGTCTCGACAGCAGTACCCCCGGGGCCTCGCCCACGTCGGCCTCACGGTGCCGAACATCGACGAAGCGATCGACTGGTACACGACCGTCCTCGGATTCTCCCACGTGAGGGGGCCGGAAACCGTCGTCGCCGACGAGGGATACGCCGGACGTCAGGCGGCGAACCTCCTCGGAGACTTCGAGGAGATGCAACTGGCCCACCTCGCGACGGGGAATCAGATCGGCGTCGAACTCTTCGAGTTCGAGTCGACTGCGGGCAACTCGGACGCGGATCCGACGAACCCGGGTCTGTTCCACCTCTGCGTGATAGACCCCGACGTGGAAGCACTCGCCCGACGAATCGACGAACACGGCGGCGACCACTACTCGGAGGTCTGGGAGATATTCGAGGACGACGACACCTACACGCTCACGTACTGCCGTGACCCCTACGGAAATCTCCTCGAGATATACTCGCACAGTCACGAACGAATATACAGTAACTCTGAAGCGTAG
- a CDS encoding aldo/keto reductase, with the protein MPQYELPRLGFGTVGVTDPSTIVTALETGYRHVDTAQWYENEDVVGRGLERSEVPREDVTIATKVLPRNLGAEDVKRTAAESLDRLGVETVDLLYVHWPTNAYDPEETLGAFDELYDEGKIRGVGLSNFTPALLDEARERLTAPFVAHQVEMHPFLPQTELRAYARRHDHHLVAYSPLAQGEVFGDPVLQAVADDHGVSVAQVTLAWLFEKENVCAIPKASGDHIQDNYGSLALKLSEEECRRIDDIDEEFRTVDPSEEERVDGVPWAE; encoded by the coding sequence ATGCCTCAGTACGAGCTACCGAGACTCGGCTTCGGGACCGTCGGTGTCACCGACCCCTCGACGATCGTGACTGCGCTAGAGACGGGATATCGACACGTCGATACGGCCCAGTGGTACGAGAACGAAGACGTCGTCGGACGCGGTCTCGAACGGAGCGAGGTCCCCCGAGAAGACGTGACCATCGCCACGAAAGTCCTCCCGCGGAACCTCGGTGCCGAGGACGTGAAACGAACGGCCGCGGAGAGCCTCGACCGACTCGGTGTCGAGACGGTCGACCTGCTCTACGTCCACTGGCCGACGAACGCCTACGACCCCGAAGAGACGCTCGGCGCGTTCGACGAACTCTACGACGAGGGGAAGATTCGAGGCGTTGGTCTGAGCAACTTCACGCCGGCACTCCTCGACGAGGCACGCGAGCGGCTCACAGCGCCGTTCGTTGCCCACCAAGTCGAGATGCATCCGTTCCTCCCGCAGACCGAACTCCGCGCGTACGCCCGGCGCCACGACCATCACCTCGTGGCGTACTCTCCGCTCGCACAGGGGGAGGTGTTCGGCGACCCCGTCCTGCAAGCCGTCGCCGACGACCACGGCGTCAGTGTCGCACAGGTGACGCTGGCGTGGTTGTTCGAGAAAGAGAACGTCTGTGCGATACCGAAGGCCTCCGGCGACCACATCCAAGACAACTACGGGTCGCTGGCGCTGAAACTCTCCGAGGAGGAGTGTCGACGCATCGACGACATCGACGAGGAGTTCAGAACGGTCGACCCGAGCGAGGAAGAGAGGGTGGACGGCGTCCCGTGGGCGGAGTAA
- a CDS encoding 2,3-butanediol dehydrogenase: MRVANYYGREDLRVESVEERALAADEVRIDVEACGICGTDIHEYTAGPDLTPSADAEHPLTGVGLPVPLGHEFSGIVTEVGTDVTSVTEGTAVTVNPAIVCGDCRYCAEGRYNLCESVANVGLSADSGGFSERAVVPAANVVSLPEEIPVAYGALVEPFAVGVHATRRSGLEAGDAVAVFGSGPIGLAIVQAAKAAGATEIFVSEPRTTRREIAAEVGATTTLDPTSTDAVKAITDATDGGVDVAFEAVGIEPTFTAAIESTKRGGQITAVGISNSDVGLTPNDLVVVERTINGSNGYLSGPLADREFRMVTRFLADGRFDPEPMITARIDLEDIVEDGFEDLVDPESDHVKVLVEP; the protein is encoded by the coding sequence ATGCGGGTCGCAAACTACTACGGTCGAGAAGACCTTCGTGTAGAGTCCGTCGAAGAACGAGCGCTCGCCGCCGACGAAGTCCGAATCGACGTCGAGGCGTGCGGTATCTGCGGCACAGACATCCACGAGTACACCGCCGGTCCAGACCTCACACCGAGCGCGGACGCCGAACATCCCTTGACGGGCGTCGGTCTCCCAGTGCCACTGGGCCACGAGTTCAGCGGCATCGTTACCGAAGTCGGGACCGACGTCACGTCTGTCACGGAGGGAACAGCGGTGACGGTCAATCCGGCCATCGTCTGCGGAGACTGTCGGTACTGTGCCGAGGGTCGGTACAACCTCTGTGAATCGGTCGCGAACGTCGGCCTGTCGGCGGACAGTGGTGGGTTCTCGGAACGGGCCGTCGTTCCGGCGGCCAACGTCGTCTCGCTCCCCGAGGAGATTCCGGTCGCGTACGGCGCGCTGGTCGAACCGTTCGCCGTCGGCGTGCACGCCACGCGCCGGTCGGGACTCGAGGCCGGCGACGCCGTGGCGGTGTTCGGGTCGGGGCCCATCGGTCTCGCCATCGTCCAGGCGGCGAAGGCGGCGGGCGCGACGGAGATTTTCGTCTCCGAACCCCGGACCACGCGGCGAGAGATCGCCGCCGAAGTCGGCGCGACGACGACGCTCGACCCGACGTCGACGGACGCGGTGAAAGCGATTACCGACGCGACAGACGGCGGCGTCGACGTGGCCTTCGAGGCGGTCGGAATCGAACCGACGTTCACCGCCGCGATAGAGAGCACGAAGCGCGGCGGACAGATCACCGCCGTCGGTATCTCGAACAGTGACGTCGGGTTGACGCCGAACGACCTCGTCGTCGTCGAACGGACCATCAACGGGTCCAACGGCTACCTCAGCGGACCCCTCGCAGACCGCGAGTTTCGAATGGTCACGCGATTCTTGGCGGACGGCAGGTTCGACCCCGAGCCGATGATAACGGCACGCATCGACCTGGAAGACATCGTCGAAGACGGCTTCGAGGACCTCGTCGACCCCGAGAGCGACCACGTGAAGGTCCTCGTCGAACCGTAG